The genomic stretch NNNNNNNNNNNNNNNNNNNNNNNNNNNNNNNNNNNNNNNNNNNNNNNNNNNNNNNNNNNNNNNNNNNNNNNNNNNNNNNNNNNNNNNNNNNNNNNNNNNNNNNNNNNNNNNNNNNNNNNNNNNNNNNNNNNNNNNNNNNNNNNNNNNNNNNNNNNNNNNNNNNNNNNNNNNNNNNNNNNNNNNNNNNNNNNNNNNNNNNNNNNNNNNNNNNNNNNNNNNNNNNNNNNNNNNNNNNNNNNNNNNNNNNNNNNNNNNNNNNNNNNNNNNNNNNNNNNNNNNNNNNNNNNNNNNNNNNNNNNNNNNNNNNNNNNNNNNNNNNNNNNNNNNNNNNNNNNNNNNNNNNNNNNNNNNNNNNNNNNNNNNNNNNNNNNNNNNNNNNNNNNNNNNNNNNNNNNNNNNNNNNNNNNNNNNNNNNNNNNNNNNNNNNNNNNNNNNNNNNNNNNNNNNNNNNNNNNNNNNNNNNNNNNNNNNNNNNNNNNNNNNNNNNNNNATGATGGGAAGATGTTGAAGTCAATAAACGATGCACCGTGTGAGTTTTCCGCTCATTACTGTCGATGATCATAAGGGTGTGCGATGCACTCACACGTACACAAGGGAAAGTAAAGAGCGATCTGATATCATACGTACGTCTGTCCAAATGCTTTTGGGTGAAAGCCAAAAGCATGCCGCAACACAGATAGGAAAAAtgaattatgatttgatttcttcCTTGACATTTTTTGAACGGCTTTGTATTGCTTTTGATGTAACAACGGCTTTGTAtattttcactacaaaaaacagatTTGTACCATACTTtatgccacgtcagtaaatagtGACATATCAATTTATGCTACGTTAATAAAAACTTTTCTGACATGTTGATGTTGCCACGTCACTATTTAGTGGCATGGTAAtatcaacacgtcaaaaaaatctAACGTGGTAAATATTGCCACGttgttaaattaaattaaatttttaatattttataatatatgcaTTATTGACCTTGCAATTTTTAATACATtagaaattattgacgtgtcaaactgacaagtcaaaaatttttgacatgtcaaactAATAGGTCAATATTTTTTGACCTTACCACGttgttaaattaaattttatttttaatattttataatatatgcaTTATTGACCTTGTAATTTTTAATACATTAAAAATTACTAACGTGTCAAACTAAcaagtcaaaaatttttgacgtgtcaaactagtaggtcaaaattttttgacttgCCAATTTCATAGGTCAAAGTTTATTAACGAGTGAAACTATCACATCAAAATTTATTGGCGTGACATTTTTTAATAggtcaataattaaattttataaaaatataaattttaattatatatttaatttttaagccaATTATTGACATGCTATATGTAGTACggtcaaaaattattaatgtgcCATATGTTGCATGTCACAAACCTGCATTGGccaaaaattattaatgtgcCACATGTTGCATGTCAGAAACCTGCATTGGGAAGCACTCCATCAGAACCTGCCCAACGTCCTATCCCTGCAGCGCCATCATATTATGCATGCACCCTTCCTcttgcctttttaattttttttcctctccctccttttttttctaattttctccCGCTCAGCGTTgctctatctctttctctccctctctcttttaaatgtattcatgtttctttctttttgggaacttaataaaaaagtaatgaaaTCAATGTGTGGGTTTTTCAATGTCCCCATTATTGGGTATCTGTTTGGGCATCTAAGCTGTTGGGAATGGAGTCAGAAAGTATTGTGGATAGAGGCCGAGGCAtaagcttaggaaaaaaaaaaaaaaaaaagaatgggcCAAggcataaatttattattattattattattattattattgttattgttattgttattattatcatCTAAAGTGGTGGTTTAATAGCCTAAGAAAATACCCGAAGTGACTAGGTATATtctagaagaaagaaagaaggaaaaaaaaaaaaaaattaaagacctaGATTAAAAATTACACGAAGAAGAAACAACCATGAGACGAAAATAGAGAGTTTAAGGTAAAAGTAAATTACTTAATTTGCACTACTTTTGTGTTgcaaattgctttttttttttcatttgaaaaattaaattagtataagaaaattaaatcttgattgtGGACTTGTGCTTGTTTAAGGTTAGAATAGTAATGAGATGTACAACAAAATGCTCAAGAAATATAACAGTTAGTGGATATAGCCAAATCTCAAATGAGTAACTAGCTTAATGggttataaacaaaaataaggttACTATAGTTTTTGATGGGTAAGAGCTaaaagatttgagaatgagtaatCAACTTTTAGGTTTTAATGGGAATGGTccaaaagattttttgggtAGGAGCAGTAGGGCCAAAATATTTAGTGGGTGgagccaaaatttttattgggtAAGTAGCAAAACATTTATAAGTAGGGCCAAAAGAATTGTGAGTAGgggcaatttttattttttctagctTGCATGGGTAAGggccaaatatttaaaaactaaaatttgacCTTGAGGGTGGccaaccaatttttatttatttttttcttttattttgtataacTTTCTATTTGTTggtaaatttgttttttcataaAGACAGGTAGGAAAAATGACCGGAATTTGATCGCATGGATCATTTTGTCACAAAAGCACATCACATTTATAAGTTCATTTTGAAACTACAAGGATTTATTTGTTACAAGATAAAACCACATGGACTGatataataaattttcttttattttaagcAAGACTTTAATGCTTTCAAatgaacaaacataaaaaagccGAAGGGTATTAATCTCAAGAGGAATGTTACActtactctaatttttttacacaattttttcatacttatagatggcttttaaaatcatcattggatcaaaatccaataaagattAATCTCATATCCAATAgtagttttaaaagtcacttatGAGTGTAAAAAACTTGTGTAAAGAAATGAGAATAAGTGTAGAATTATTTTAACCCCAAACGCATGCACGAAGTAAGTGTGTCAGAGATGACAAACAACTCATGGTTTAGAACTCGTTCTAGGGTTCACTTTAatgtaatgctagaaactacatttttatacTATAATTATCACATAATGCTGATGTGGTAGTCCTAACTAACCATTCAATTTATATACTATTTTTAAAAGCAGTTATTGATTTAAATGTTTGTTGGGACAGTTACGTTATATCAACATTATAAagtaattatgaaataaaaatataatttataacatttttcaCCTACTTAAGAGGTTGCGGTGTAGTCCATTGGACCATAAGGCTCAAACAATTCAGCGATGAatcccttctttcttttggggTTCCATCCCATGTCTTTGCAGAGTTGATCATTGTACCATATATGAAGAGCACCGATGCATGATCTCCTGTAGTATTGGCCGGAGTATGTCTTCATGTATTTATCCCAATTCGCCACATCTTTTTCCATCTCTTTAATGCACGGCAGCTTGAATGTGCCGTCAAGAAGCTCCGCTAGCCACTGGCATCTCATCTCCGACGTGTACAAGTTTGATACACTTTCCGAGAATCCAATCACTGCTAGTTGTGGAATTCTTGTATGAATGCATTCCCTGATACATTGCAAATGTTCATTtcaaaccttttttatttttattttttaacttgggtATCCGGGGTTTCGCTCCGAGTAGATCCCCGGAACACAGTGCAAAAGCTTCCCTCCACATGACTTAGGTAAAGTTCTCGCTTTTGCCTGCGGGAGTAGctacaaaaaattgtttgcactcaCCTGCTTGATGAGGCACCAGTGGCAAGTGATTTACCACTCGAGCCTCATTGGGGTTTGTATTTTGCTTGTTATTAACATCAGATGCTATgtttaaaagaaatgaaaaagaaaagaacctgTAGAGGGGAACTGTTGCATTGGCAGAGCCGGCAATATAGTCCTGAAAGGTGGTGGagacaaaaatttctttgagCTTTTGATCACCCCTGAACCCAGTAGCCAAGATGACCAAATCAGTCTTCAGAGGTTGCACCTCTCCATTAACCAAAACACCTTCTTTGCAGAAGCTGAAGCTCGaagcttttttcaaaataatgctTCTCTCTTCAACTTTGTCATAGAATTTTTCTGGCACTGTGGAGATCAAACAAGAACTGATTTCTTGAAGGAAGCTGTGTTTTGGTACCATTCCATGCTTTGCCAACCCAAGCTTCTTCTTTATATGGCTTTCAACGAATTTAGAAAATGCCCATCTCTGTTACATGATCAAAAATTTCTAATAATTAAGCTTCACCCTTATGATCAGGATCATGTTTAGGAAACAATAAtagagactaaaaaaaaaaaaaaaaaaaaaaaattagtttaccAAAGGAGAAAGAATTGTTGCCACAAGACTTAATAGGAAGCCTTCACCAGGCTTATGAACCAATAGCTCTGAGAAGCGATTAAGGTACAAAAAAGCAAGAGGCACACCCCATGGAAGGTAATCAGGGACACTCCAATGTTCAGTCCTGTATAATACAGTACATGGATGTTCAGTTCCTGCAAATTAAGTGCAGTAAATCTGAGAAAAGGagcatataaatatataattataaactACTTTTCATGCAGAAGCCTACAGAAGTTTATAGATTCCAACTTTACTTATATCTGCCCGGACAGGTCTCGAGCTACCCGCATTCTGAGCTCCGGCAGGTGAACTCCATaaagacttttttatatttactgcTTAAATTGTTAGAAATCGGAACAATAGATTGCTGGGAATCTGGATCTACAAAGTTTTTTACATTGTAATTATATAAGTGAAGTAGTGTGTATCTTACCATTAGCTATTGAGCATTCCATGGCAATGTCCAAGGCAGATTTTTGTAACCCCACAACAGTGACTTGCTTCCCTTTGACCAAATCTGCAGCACTTTGACAATCCATGGCAGTGTAGCCCATGGAGTGTATCACCTTGCCATGGAATACTTCTGGGCCTTGGTTTGGAGGGAATTCTGGAACGTTTGGAACTTCACTGAATCTTCCGATGCAGAGGATCACGAAGTCCACTAGGTACACCTGCATttgcatttaatatataaaattcattgaGGTCATCACTTGATTTCTAATCTGATTTATGAATATTGCTACTCTGATTTGATATATTCAGTATGGTTAACCCGATCTTAAAAGGGTTTAAATTGAGATTGAATTGGAGTCTTGGCCTAACCTACTCGCTCAACCCTGAAGGGTGTAAACTGTACTATATGGACGGATAATACTTTTATTCTGTATTTCCATCTGCATTTTGAAAAGGGTGGAATCTACCAATAACCACACTAGGCAGGATATTTTTTTGTACAAACCGTCCACGACATCCGCTTTGCATTTTGGACTCTTTTTTAGGCTTAGTTTTGGAGAACACGAGAGtcgagagaaagaaagagggccGAAGGGGAGTTGTGGCTACAGAACagaatgagagaaagaaaatgaggcaTTAAGGTTTCGTTTTCTACTTCTTTCCTCATATGAAAGGATATTGTTTTATAAGTcaactctttatatatatatatatatatatatatatatatatatggtaggcATAAATGGACATTATCTATCTATGTCCATCCTTATTCTGCTATTCACCTCCAGATATGTGTAACGGGTATCTGTTCACCTAGGGCTAGGAGTTAAAAATTCGCCTGTGAGCGGGCGAATTACGGATGCAGGACGGTTTTTAACCCCCACCTGAACAGTTGGCCTCATAGACAAGCATATCTGTGCTGAAAAATCAATAAACTgagctattatatatatgtatctcCTTATCAATGGTCCTTCACCTAATTATGTCCTAGTGGGCTATAAATAATTATACAAAACATCATGAAATTAATTGAAAACTCTAATTTCGTTACATGGTGTATGTGCAAATACAAACCTCAGTGGAGAGAGTAGGGGAATCCTCTACTACAACCTTCCATTTCCCTTTAGAGCTAATCAATGGCTCACCAGCGCCACCCCACATGCTCCAAGATTGCATCTGTTCCTCAGAAGGGCCTTCATATTCGCTGCTGACAACTTTGGTGTTGAATTTGATATGCCGAAGCAAATCAAAATGGCGAGCATAGGATTGAATATAATCAAACACTTGATGTTGGTTAGGGAAATCTTCCTCCACAGAAGAAGGCCATGGAAAATCTGAGAACTGATAAGCTGGTTTTGGAGTTTGGAGTTTAGTGGTCTCTATGGTTTTAGTCCATACTCCTCCAATGGTGCTTTTGGCTTCGAAAACGATCGGATGGAGACCCTTTGACAAGGTGTACTTGCAAGCCAGGAGGCCACTGATGCCGGCTCCGATAATGGCCACTTGCCTCTCCATTGCTTATTGTTGACTATCAAATATTTCAAAGCCGTATGCTTTCTGCCTCTGCAAAgccttaatttatatatgaaatgatgGGAAGATGTTGAAGTCAATAAACGATGCGCCGTGTGAGTTTTCCGCTCATTACTGTCGATGATCATAAGGGTGTGGGATGCACGCACACGTACACAAGGGAAAGTAAAGAGCGATCTGATGTCATACGTCTGTCCAAATGCTGTTGAGTGAAAGCCAAAAGCATGCCGGCACATAGATACGAAAAAtgaattatgatttgatttcttcCTTGATATTTTTTGAACGGCTTTGTATTGCTTTTGATGTAACAACTAAGCTGTTAGAAATAATATCACTCAACTGGCCCATCAGTTTTATCATGAAATCCTGGGAAGGGTGTTACTAGGGTTTAATCATtgaatttttgggattaattaCTATCCCAAAGAATCTGGATTAGATCCTTAGTCCAAGTCGAATTGGGGTAGAAAACACAATCCAGGTCCAATTAAACCTCCTTGCGGTCCAAGTCAAATTGAAGTAGAAAACCTATTAATCTAGGTCTAACTGCACTTCTGTGCCTCTAAATAGGCCCGAAGAATGTGCAGTTCACTCTGTCTGAAAACTGTTATAACATAAGCAAACAGAATTAGCTACATCtggggtgatagcgcaaatgtgaCTAACAATTTTCTTTGCGTCGTTACTATCTGCATTGTCTTCGTGAGGATATCGGGAATTTAAGGGGGAGAGTTTGTAGTTCACATAAAGTtgatagtttataaaaatactcATAAGGTGTTAAGTCCCAAATTATGTATTTATCAAGTGAAACTAAGCTTTATAAATGATtctaagaaaattataaattgactaatttGTATAGGGTGATAATACAAATGTGGTTAACGctttttttcaagattttttccTTGCCATCACTATCAATATTATGAGGTTGTTATATTATTTGCTTGGCCTTTGGCCTTGGCATGCTAAAGTTAGAAAAGCCAATTACCACTTTCAGAATGCTCCCTAGCGTGTGGGACTATGCTACTCTTGGAGTACTGTAAGTCGTGATCCCATCTATGGACcacccatttgtttttttgtcttagCCATGGACCACCTATTTAGGATGTTGAGTGAAAGTATTTGATGATCCCTTGTACTTTTGACAACACCTCAATTTGGTGAGTGAAAGTATTTAATGATCACTCAAGAGTGTCGGTTGTTACTGTTATGAGTACTGTCGGTTGAACAATAAATCAGCACCTTTAATAGTAACGGTTTATTGTTGAACTAACACCAATTGAAAAATAGTGTCAGTTGAATAGTAAACCGATACCATTTTTAAATTGGTATCGGTTCTCTTTAATCGACGCTTTGTAGAATGTCAGTTTATTGTTCAACTAATACCATGTTTAAATTGGTGTCGATTCCCTTTAACCGACACTACACTCTCCAAAGCGTAACTAAATCCAGTTGTTGTTGTGAAACATAGTTTCTTGAAAGATTTTGAGCAAAGAGGATAATGGTGTGTTGCCATTAGAGGGCAGACAGGTGatcagggacggagccaggaagttttatgggaggggaccaaagcaaattattattattattattattatttttttttttttgcagcatGTAATGAACTAgtagttttttctatttttttttctttctttttctaatcactggtacttaaatacaatgaggaattgagcttagaattgtgtcatactctccaattaaatgtttaaattctaacaaaccatattctcaatatttaataaccataatatccaaattacaagactacttagattaggaattgagcttagagtactaacctcaaaaagtgcgacctgcgttgagttattttgcaccTCGTTGATTAACATGATATTCTCATAAGTGACACATAATCCAGGGTCAAACACCAAtaaattttgtgcattttttcttttgaaatagtaaagtattatatttgattttctcatcatatacaaataaatttacatgatcattttgagtttttagaaaataaagaatgtgtaggttaacaatgaacaaactcacatgaataacaTAATCAGCACATAGACTCTAAGTTAAACATTACactttaaccctataattattattctcttcctaTTCCATTGATCTAGCAACTTAccccaaatttataatactcatattcacatacattaatcaatatgattataatatgacatattagaacctaaaccccatgggcatcaattttcattgaactcatgaaagtttagatttaattaacgctttaaatgtaattaacacaCCCAAttagtgttcacataccaaaagccctaATTTAGTTTATACtatacaaattagggtttatgtccatactataaacaatagtgaaattaaagcttTAAACCTATTAATCTAACAACCCGGATCTTAAATCATGCAGAGaaatccactacacacaaaagcccctagttaattttaggaatttagcttcttactaaaattcccccaaatttagatctaataaaaaattctctaaatcattatgatttcaaacttgaaattcaatgggtggaacaaaaactcaaagagaaactagagatttctcaatggcattagttataaaaacccatcaaaataaaacccatcaaaaattCCCATACGGCCATACCAAATCGAGAACCAGAAATCCTCACAGAGaaaagatccaagatttacatacatacataaagaaaataacaacaacaaaaaacatagAAATTTCCAAGGAGCAACAGAAATTTCTAAGTTTCCAAGCCGACAGCCATtctatgaaggaaaaaaaaaaaatcaacttttcagattcttaaccaaatttcaaagccaaacaatagaaaaattaaccaaaaaaaacccCAGGATTAATCTAAGAAGTAAGAACCAACAGTGGAGGAGAGTTAAGGGGCCAGGACCTATCAATTTGTTTTGGAGGGGGactgtataattttttttttttttttttttttaactaactccttaaaatatattttttgaggaagtgggggggaccatggccccagccggtccccctccctccgtctttgcttatatatataggatatcTACCAATAGCACCCTAGATTCCTTGCATGCTCTCGATGGTATATCATTCAGCAGGATTGGTGATACTTTGACAAAAGGGGGGTCAAAGTATCACTTAGGAAATTAATCTAAGTAAAGTTAGCTTAGCTCTAATGCTAGTTGAAATATATGATTTAAACCCAAGTTGTTAACAAACAAGATTACCAAACCAATTACAACAATTATAAATATCGAAATAcaggaaaatataaattaaatcaatcaacacaaagattttggtaacAAACTGGATATCTTTTGAAGaacttttcaaaagtaaaattactTGTGGGCAAGCCAATGGCAAAGGTAGCTACCATAGAAGATTTGTGTTACAAATTGATATATCTTACTTACAAAACATTTGTAGCTCCCAAGATTCAATTTGTGACCCTAGTCACTAGCAAACGACCAATTCACCTTCCATCGCAGTGGTTTTAGAACCTCTGGCATTCTATTCGGATTACCTTCACTACCAAACCTTGTCTGCTACAATTCATAATTCTGTTAGTTGTACGCTTTTATGTGGTTTGAACAAACAAAAAGTAAGGAGaatgtttaatttgtttaaggCTCAAGGGTGTTTTGAAACCTCTCTaagaacaatgaaaaatagCATTTGATCTAGGTTATGAAAGTGGTGATTTATGAAACTTATATAGAAGGAGAGAAAACTGAAGTTTTTATGCTAACTCAGCTAACTCGTATTCGAGTAAGACCTAATCTCGTCTGAACAAGACAACAATAAATTGTAATGTCTTGATGACCATCATGATTACACATTGTGAGATGACTATGATTGCCATTGCGATTGGAGCATTATGCGAGTCTTCTAATTTAGCCTAATTCAATATGGATGGGTTCACTCCTTTTTGGTTTTCGAATTTTGAAGTCTTCATGGTCTCGTCCGAACTTCATTTGAACATGCTTATGATCTAGACATTTTGGCTTGCATATTGATCTTTGAAATCAGTCTCGTTCGAATGCCATTCAATCAATGCTGCGAACGAGCTATTATGTTCTTCACGTTGAACTAAGTTTTTGAACCTTAATTATCTTAAAACCGACTTCAACTCTAAACCCAGACTTACAATACAATAAGTTTTAACACTAACATAAAACCTAATTAGAGCAATAGATATGATAGTCATTACTTTGCATCAATGAAATTAACCATGACTAAAGCCAAAGAAAGCAGATGCCTGAAGATCGCCAAAGAAATGCTATTAGATCTTCATCATTGTCAACAAGCATATCAAATCTTTACTCCCTGTCCAGGCAAATTAAGGAAGCCTGAagatatgtattatatatatatataaagacgcttcatttaaaaaaatacatattgcCTACCAAGTTTATTGAGGATCAAACCATTTATTGAAGTTACTTAATTCAGCATTAGCAATTTGGTTGCTGTCATCACTTAATTGCTCAATTATATATGCTTTTCTGAGATCTTAATACGAAGGGGTTTCCTGAACTTCAACATAGGAGTCCGGACAATGTCTCCTCCCTCAATCTTTTTCCACctatatatcaattaaaaaaagaaaaagaaaataggggATTAGAATAATTAAGTGTGTGTGCATGCATACCTACTGGTCTTGGCACTTGCAAGTATAGAATGAGGCATGTTAATTACCTATATTTAGTAACCAAGACATGGAAAAAGGTGGACAATAACACCCTACTATACTCTGCCCCCGCACATTGCTTCATTCCCCCTCCAAACGGCATGAAATGCTTCGATATCTCGTTTGCCTTGAGGTCCTATAAATAAGGGgctaaaataattagaaaaattgcTACAATATTTTAGAACCATTAATTAACTTGATCATGTTTATGTATGTTAATGCATGCACCTTCCAACGCCATGGGTTGAATGCAAGAGGATTCTCGAATGTATTAGGGTTTAATTGAAGAGCAGTTGTAACAACCATAATTGCCCAGCCTGCTGGAATTGTATATCCTGCATTcataaactcaaaaaaattatattagacTTTGTGATTAATGGAGTTAAACACTCAAACCAACAAGTTTGAGTATGTTTACCATTCACTTGGATATCCTTTTTTGCTCTTCGCAGCAATCCAGGTGCCCAGTTCCCAGCCTAAGAGTTTCATTTATAACcgcaataataataaaaaattgtaaaaaaaaaaaaaaatgccagcTTAATTAGTTTATAATCGCATAGAGATCGAAGAGTATGTTAATTACTGACATATAGTGTAAAAGTCATGGATTTGTATTCTTCCCAtgtgttgatgcacagttttccgaGGATTACGTGGCACAATCTCCATGAAATAGAGCGATGTCTAAGGATGCGTTGGCCTTGCACAcaagaacaaacaaacaataggATTAGAGTCCCCGATGGTCTCTCGGCAGgatactccgatgcctaagtcagtgatttgagagagaaaagatgtaAGCAACAATAAGCCAAGATAAcaagagttgcgattaccttaACACTGATAGGTGACTTGTATTTAAGGGCATGAATGAAGTTTGATCTCCCACACGTTTTGGAGCTTTATCCCTTGATTTCTACAGTGCATGTATTTGAAAAATGGATGAGGTTTGTTAGCTGCCCCATGATCCTAGTACCCTAGGATCACAAAATGGATATGCAGCTTCTACGATGTTAAGTTAGGATGTCCGAGTAGGACTCGGTTACCTATATTAGCTTAG from Corylus avellana chromosome ca1, CavTom2PMs-1.0 encodes the following:
- the LOC132163135 gene encoding probable flavin-containing monooxygenase 1, with product MERQVAIIGAGISGLLACKYTLSKGLHPIVFEAKSTIGGVWTKTIETTKLQTPKPAYQFSDFPWPSSVEEDFPNQHQVFDYIQSYARHFDLLRHIKFNTKVVSSEYEGPSEEQMQSWSMWGGAGEPLISSKGKWKVVVEDSPTLSTEVYLVDFVILCIGRFSEVPNVPEFPPNQGPEVFHGKVIHSMGYTAMDCQSAADLVKGKQVTVVGLQKSALDIAMECSIANGTEHPCTVLYRTEHWSVPDYLPWGVPLAFLYLNRFSELLVHKPGEGFLLSLVATILSPLRWAFSKFVESHIKKKLGLAKHGMVPKHSFLQEISSCLISTVPEKFYDKVEERSIILKKASSFSFCKEGVLVNGEVQPLKTDLVILATGFRGDQKLKEIFVSTTFQDYIAGSANATVPLYRECIHTRIPQLAVIGFSESVSNLYTSEMRCQWLAELLDGTFKLPCIKEMEKDVANWDKYMKTYSGQYYRRSCIGALHIWYNDQLCKDMGWNPKRKKGFIAELFEPYGPMDYTATS
- the LOC132167824 gene encoding beta-amyrin 16-alpha-hydroxylase CYP87D16-like, with protein sequence MTFTLYAGNWAPGLLRRAKKDIQVNGYTIPAGWAIMVVTTALQLNPNTFENPLAFNPWRWKDLKANEISKHFMPFGGGMKQCAGAEYSRVLLSTFFHVLVTKYRWKKIEGGDIVRTPMLKFRKPLRIKISEKHI